CTGGCGCATCACGAGGGCGGCTGGAAGCCGCTGGTCTACTGCTGGCGTGGCGGCCAGCGCTCGGGATCCTTCGCCTGGATGCTGCAGCAGATCGGTTGGCGGGCCGAGGCGGTGGAGGGCGGCTATCGCACCTACCGCAGGCTGGTGACCGCGGCGCTCTATGATGCCGAGCTGCCGTTCAAGCTGATCCAGTTCGGCGGGCACACCGGCACCGCCAAGACCGCGCTGCTGCCGCGTCTCGCGGCGCGCGGGGTGCAGGTGATCGACCTCGAGGGGCTGGCGCGGCACCGCGGCTCGCTGCTCGGCGACATGCCCGGCGGCCAGCCGAGCCAGAAGTGGTTCGAGACCGCGCTGGTGCAGGCGCTCGACGCGCTCGATCCCTCGCGCCCGGTGCTGGTCGAGGCCGAGAGCAGCAAGATCGGCCAGCTGCTGATTCCGCCCGCGATCTGGGAGGCGATGAAGGTTGCGCCCTGGGTCGAGGTCACCGCACCGCTGGACGCTCGCGCGGGCTACCTGAACGCCGCCTATGACGACATCCTCTCGGACGGCCCGGCGCTGAAGGAAAAGCTCTCGCCGCTGCGCTACCACCGCGGCCACGAGCTGGTGGAGCGCTGGAACGCGCTGATCGACGCGGGCGCGCGGCTCGAGCTCTGCGCCTCGCTGGCGGCGGACCATTATGACCCGGCCTACGCCAAGTCGATGCGGGCCATGTCGCCGCAGGTGATCGAGCGTTTCGAGACCTCGGCGCTGGACGAGGCCGCGCTCGACGCGCTGGCGGACCGCATGGCCGAACGGCTTCAGACGATCTCGATCTGACCGCGCCTGTCGGTGATCTGGCCGACGGCGACCGCCGGGAAACCCGCGGCGCGCAGTTCGGCGAGGGTCCTTTCGACGTCGCCCGGGATCGCCGCAAGCAGCCCGCCCGCGGTCTGCGGGTCGAACATCAGGTCGGGCCTCGGCCCCATCGGCTGGAAGGGCAGCGCGGCGCGGTTCTTGGGGTAGAGGGTCGAGGCATGGCCCGCCGCCGAGAGCGCCTCGGCCCCGGGCAGCAGCGGCACCTTCTCGACCTCGAGCCGCGCGCCGACCCCCGAGGCGGCGCAGATGTTCAGCAGGTGCCCGGCCAGCCCGAAACCCGTGACGTCGGTCATCGCGTTTGCGTGGCGCAGGACCCGCGCGGCGCTGCCCTGCGGCGTGGTCATGTGCCGGAGCGCGGCCGCGACCCACTCGCCCTTCGCCGCGCCGGCCATCTCGGCCGCCATGATGACGCCGGTGCCGATGGGTTTCGTCAGGATCAGCGTGTCGCCCGGTTTCGCGCCGCCAAGCGTGATCGGGGCCGCGTCGCAGAGCCCGGTGATCGTCAGCCCGATGCTCAGCTCGTCGCCCATGGCGGAATGGCCGCCGACCAGCTCCGCCCCCTCGGCGCGCAGGATCCCGGTGATCGCGCCGAGGCATTCGGTGAGCGTGCGCTCGGCCAGCGGCTCGGACATACGCGGCAGGGTGAGGCTGGCGACGGCCGCCTGCGGGGCGGCGCCCATCGCCCAGATGTCGCCAAGCGCGTGGATGCAGGTGATCCGCGCCATGACCTCGGGGTCCTCGACGAAGGCGCGCAGGTGATCGACGGTCATCACCTGCCGCGCGCCGCCCGTCAGCAGCAG
The Salipiger sp. H15 DNA segment above includes these coding regions:
- the mnmH gene encoding tRNA 2-selenouridine(34) synthase MnmH → MTQLSDFLRHGCDTVIDVRSPAEFAEDHVPGAINLPVLDNEERARVGTIYKQQSPFLARKLGAALVFRNAAAHIEGPLAHHEGGWKPLVYCWRGGQRSGSFAWMLQQIGWRAEAVEGGYRTYRRLVTAALYDAELPFKLIQFGGHTGTAKTALLPRLAARGVQVIDLEGLARHRGSLLGDMPGGQPSQKWFETALVQALDALDPSRPVLVEAESSKIGQLLIPPAIWEAMKVAPWVEVTAPLDARAGYLNAAYDDILSDGPALKEKLSPLRYHRGHELVERWNALIDAGARLELCASLAADHYDPAYAKSMRAMSPQVIERFETSALDEAALDALADRMAERLQTISI